From the genome of Sporomusa sphaeroides DSM 2875:
CAGCACATCTTTCGGCAAACGCGCCACTTCCACGCAGGCACGGGCCGGGAAATCTTTGGTGAAATATTGGGCGTATACACCGTTAATAGCGGCAAAATCATTCATATTCTTGATAAACACAGTGGTTTTAACCACATCGTCGGTAGTAAGACCTTCGCTGGCTAAGATGGCAGCCACATTTTCCAGGGATTGTTTCGCCTGGGCTTCCACATCGGCGGGAATGCTGCCATCCGCCGGATTAACCGGGAGCTGGCCGGAGACAAAAATCAAACCGTTGGCTTTAATAGCTTGGGAATAGGGGCCGATGGCGGCCGGTGCTTTCTCAGTGTTAACAACTTTTTTCATAGTAAAATTACCTCCTTAAGATTTAGGTTATATAGTAGTTGTGTTGCGCAATTTATTTTTTGCGGCTGTAGGGAGTGTCTGCCAGCGGCAGAT
Proteins encoded in this window:
- a CDS encoding RidA family protein, which encodes MKKVVNTEKAPAAIGPYSQAIKANGLIFVSGQLPVNPADGSIPADVEAQAKQSLENVAAILASEGLTTDDVVKTTVFIKNMNDFAAINGVYAQYFTKDFPARACVEVARLPKDVLVEVEAIALCK